From the genome of Patescibacteria group bacterium:
TCTGTTGGTGGTGGTGGCTCATCGTACTAATTGTTCTCATCTACCTCTGGTACATTTACCAGCGCGACGACAAGGACAAGAAGTAAGAACTGTAAGAGTGGCAAAAGGCTCGGCATACGCCGAGCCTTTTGTTTTGTTGTCGGTGTGGCAAAAATTGTATAGAATTACCTTACTATGACTGAGAAAAAAATACTTGTGGCGGGTGGGGCAGGCTTTATCGGCTCTAATTTTGTTCACCATATTTTGGAAAAGTATCCAAATTATAGGATTGTAAATTTTGACAAATTGACCTACGCCGGCAACCTCGACAACTTGGCTGACCTATTGACTGAGTCGCGGTATGAATTTGTTAAAGGTGACATAGCTGACGAAGCGGCAGTAGCGGCTGTTCTTTCAACTGGCATTACGGATGTGGTAAATTTTGCCGCTGAAACACACGTGGACAGAAGTATTCACGTTGGCTCTCGAGATTTCGTGTTAGCAAATGTGCTTGGTGTGCAGACATTACTAGACGCTGAGCGGAAGATTCCTGGTATTCGACACCTGCAAGTTTCGACCGACGAAGTGTACGGTTCGCTAGAGCTCGACGACGAAACCGCGTTTACCGAAGACACGCCATTTACGCCGAACGTTCCTTATGCGGCTGCTAAGGCCGGTGGTGACCTTTTGTGTCGCGCCTTCTTTAAAACTTTTGGAAGTGATGTCCTCGTAACGCACTGTTCCAACAACTACGGGCCGTATCAATTTCCTGAAAAGCTCATTCCGTTTTTTATTGACCGAGCAATGAACGACCAACCGTTGCCGCTTTATGGCGACGGGAAAAATGTTCGTGATTGGCTGTATGTTCGCGACCATTGCGAAGCGCTCGACGCTGTGTTGCATAAGGGTACGGCGGGGGAGGTATACAATATCGGTGGTCATTTTGAGCGGCCAAATATCGACATTGCCCGTATTATTTTGCGAGCGCTTGGGAAAGACGAGTCACTCTTAACGTTTGTAACTGACCGCCCAGGACACGACCGTCGCTACGCCATTGATGCTTCTAAAATTGAAAGAGAGCTTGGCTGGAAGCCGAGATATAATTTTGAGACGGCTATTCAAGAAACAGTGCAGTGGTACCGCGAACACCAGGATTGGGTGGAGGCGATAAAACAGCGCTCGGCAGCCATTAATGCTCACGTAGAGTAGACATGAACCTTGAAATTGCTGGTCTTGTTTTGACCTTGAACAAACGCATTCGAGACGATAGGGGATTTTTGGGCGAATTGTTGCCGGGTGGTACAGACAATGCGCTGGCGGAAAACGGTATAAAAAATATTTATCTGTCGGTGGCGACCGGTGCGTTCCCACGAGCTGGGCACTACCATCACGAGCAAATTGAAAACTTTTTTCCGATTACCGGCTCGGTCATTTGGGCGTTTAAAGATTTTCGCGAAGCTTCACCAACCTTTGGCGTAGTGTGTGCCGTCGTGGTAACTAAGGATAACGGTCGCTTCAGGACAGTCGACCCCAAGGTCAAACTCATAGACGCTACGGAAGCGTTCATTGGGCTTACTGTTCCGGCCGGTGTCTACCACGTGTATTGGCCGCTCTTCGGCGAGACCAGTGAAACCGTCTGCGTGGCGTCAACGCCATACAACCCCGCGGATTACGTAAACATTATTCCCGATTCAATGCCAGACATAGTGACTTTGGTGAAGCCCATTGTAGAGAAAGCGTAAGGTATGCGCATTGCTATTTTGGGTGCCAACGGTTTACTTGGGCAGTCTTTATTGTCACTTCCTGTGGTTCGTGAGCACACAATTTTTCCACTCGACCAGCAAGAGCTCGACATTACTGACACTAAGGCGGTGGTGAGTCGCTTCGACGAGTTGGCACCAGAACTTATTATTAACGTGGCCGCTTACAATGCGGTGGATGCGGCTGAATCTTCTGCCGAGGGCCGCCAGTCGGCCTTTCGCATTAATGC
Proteins encoded in this window:
- the rfbB gene encoding dTDP-glucose 4,6-dehydratase — protein: MTEKKILVAGGAGFIGSNFVHHILEKYPNYRIVNFDKLTYAGNLDNLADLLTESRYEFVKGDIADEAAVAAVLSTGITDVVNFAAETHVDRSIHVGSRDFVLANVLGVQTLLDAERKIPGIRHLQVSTDEVYGSLELDDETAFTEDTPFTPNVPYAAAKAGGDLLCRAFFKTFGSDVLVTHCSNNYGPYQFPEKLIPFFIDRAMNDQPLPLYGDGKNVRDWLYVRDHCEALDAVLHKGTAGEVYNIGGHFERPNIDIARIILRALGKDESLLTFVTDRPGHDRRYAIDASKIERELGWKPRYNFETAIQETVQWYREHQDWVEAIKQRSAAINAHVE